The Conexivisphaera calida genome includes a region encoding these proteins:
- the dnaK gene encoding molecular chaperone DnaK — protein MTSEGESGAAPRREKIVGIDLGTTNSAVAVIEGGKPVVIPSAEGPTPYGKMFPSVVAFTKDGQLLVGEPAKRQALMNPEGTIFEIKRKMGTDYVVKVRGKEFTPQQISAFILQKIKRDAEAYLGYPVKKAVITVPAHFNDNQRQATKDAAEIAGLEAVRIINEPTAACLAYGLDKSDKEMKILVFSFGGGTHDATVMEFGQGVFQVLATSGDTETGGGDVDRAIVNWLVEEFKSETGVDLRGDPSAMMRLKDAAEKAKIELSNLMTTDIDLPFIAAVNGQPVHLHRTLTRAKLEELATPVVERVRDTILRVLRDAKMEPSDLDKVILIGGMTRMPLVRRFVQEVTGKTPESGVDPMEAVAIGAAIQGAVLAGEMKDIVLLDVTPLSLGVETLGGIFTKIIEKNTTIPTKRSEIFTTAEDFQTAVTIHVLQGERPMAADNISLGMFTLSGIPPAPRGVPKIEVTFDIDANGILHVSAKDLATGKDAKITITASTKLSPEEKERMIKEAEMYAEQDRKRLEEANLRNEADSLLYSVEKVKSELGDKVGADRVKALDEAAKKLREALAGKDLEAIKSALEGLKKAVAEVGTAAYQGAEQRVGSATGGPTSTGSGERTGKVYDVKGEKADADDAN, from the coding sequence ATGACCAGCGAGGGTGAGTCCGGCGCCGCACCGCGCCGGGAGAAGATAGTCGGGATAGACCTGGGAACCACGAACTCCGCAGTGGCGGTCATCGAGGGCGGCAAACCCGTCGTCATACCGAGCGCCGAGGGCCCCACGCCCTACGGCAAGATGTTTCCCTCCGTCGTCGCGTTCACGAAGGATGGGCAGCTGCTGGTCGGCGAGCCCGCCAAGAGGCAGGCGCTGATGAACCCGGAGGGCACCATATTCGAGATAAAGAGGAAGATGGGCACCGACTACGTAGTCAAGGTGCGCGGGAAGGAGTTCACTCCCCAGCAGATATCCGCGTTCATTCTGCAGAAGATAAAGAGGGATGCCGAGGCCTACCTGGGCTATCCCGTGAAGAAGGCCGTGATCACGGTCCCCGCACACTTCAACGACAACCAGAGGCAGGCGACGAAGGACGCGGCCGAGATAGCTGGTCTGGAGGCTGTCAGGATAATAAATGAACCCACGGCGGCTTGTCTGGCGTACGGACTGGACAAATCCGACAAGGAGATGAAGATCCTGGTCTTCAGCTTCGGCGGTGGGACGCACGACGCCACCGTGATGGAGTTCGGCCAGGGCGTCTTCCAGGTGCTGGCCACGAGCGGCGACACCGAGACCGGCGGAGGGGACGTCGACAGGGCGATCGTGAACTGGCTCGTGGAGGAGTTCAAGTCCGAGACCGGCGTGGACCTTAGGGGGGATCCCTCGGCCATGATGAGGCTGAAGGACGCGGCCGAGAAGGCCAAGATAGAGCTGTCCAACCTCATGACGACCGACATAGATCTGCCGTTCATAGCGGCGGTGAACGGCCAGCCCGTCCACCTACACAGGACCCTGACCAGGGCCAAGCTCGAGGAGCTCGCGACGCCGGTGGTCGAGAGGGTCAGGGACACGATACTGAGGGTCCTGAGGGACGCCAAGATGGAGCCCTCAGACCTCGATAAGGTGATACTGATAGGCGGGATGACCAGGATGCCGCTCGTCAGGAGGTTCGTGCAGGAGGTCACGGGGAAGACGCCCGAGTCAGGCGTCGATCCGATGGAGGCCGTCGCGATAGGCGCCGCGATACAGGGAGCAGTGCTGGCCGGCGAGATGAAGGACATAGTACTACTGGACGTGACGCCGCTCTCGCTCGGCGTGGAGACCCTGGGCGGCATCTTCACGAAGATAATAGAGAAGAACACGACGATACCCACTAAGAGGAGTGAGATCTTCACGACTGCGGAGGACTTCCAGACGGCGGTCACCATACACGTGCTCCAGGGCGAGAGGCCCATGGCCGCGGACAACATATCGCTGGGGATGTTCACTCTCTCTGGTATACCGCCGGCCCCCAGGGGCGTGCCGAAGATAGAGGTCACGTTCGACATAGACGCGAACGGCATACTGCACGTGAGCGCGAAGGACCTGGCGACCGGCAAGGACGCCAAGATAACGATAACCGCGTCCACAAAGCTCTCCCCGGAGGAGAAGGAGAGGATGATAAAGGAGGCCGAGATGTACGCGGAACAGGACAGGAAGAGGTTGGAGGAGGCGAATCTGAGGAACGAGGCGGACTCGCTCCTCTATTCCGTGGAGAAGGTGAAATCTGAGCTGGGCGACAAGGTGGGCGCGGACCGCGTCAAGGCGCTCGACGAGGCGGCGAAGAAGCTCAGGGAAGCGCTTGCCGGGAAGGATCTTGAAGCCATAAAGTCGGCGCTCGAGGGTCTCAAGAAGGCAGTGGCCGAGGTGGGCACCGCGGCCTACCAGGGCGCGGAGCAGCGCGTCGGGTCCGCGACGGGCGGCCCGACGTCCACGGGATCCGGCGAGAGGACCGGCAAGGTCTACGACGTCAAGGGTGAGAAGGCCGACGCTGATGATGCGAATTGA
- a CDS encoding nucleotide exchange factor GrpE, with product METGDLSGPGSATSEPECQRDALERCMRSVAALRSAVVRMHEALERERESELYLRADVENYAKRLEREADAAADRKLEQFITGIIEALDELEIYREAARSAGANSSLIEGLDIILGKLLKSMEGAGLRRIYPMGEEFDPKLHSAVAVERTEEGAGKVVGVLRAGYVFKGKLLRPALVRVGISHDQRG from the coding sequence ATGGAAACCGGCGATCTCAGCGGACCGGGGAGCGCGACGTCCGAGCCCGAGTGCCAGCGCGATGCCCTCGAGAGGTGCATGAGGTCTGTGGCGGCTCTGAGATCCGCGGTCGTCCGCATGCACGAGGCCCTCGAGAGGGAGCGCGAGTCCGAGCTATACCTGAGGGCTGACGTGGAGAACTACGCGAAGAGGCTTGAGAGGGAGGCCGACGCCGCGGCCGATCGCAAGCTGGAGCAGTTCATCACAGGAATAATAGAGGCGCTAGACGAGCTGGAGATCTACAGGGAGGCCGCGCGCTCCGCCGGGGCGAACAGCTCGCTCATAGAGGGGCTGGACATAATATTGGGGAAGCTCCTGAAATCGATGGAGGGCGCGGGCCTCCGCAGGATATATCCGATGGGCGAGGAATTCGATCCGAAGCTCCACTCGGCGGTCGCCGTGGAGCGCACCGAGGAAGGCGCCGGGAAGGTCGTGGGGGTCCTGAGGGCCGGATATGTGTTTAAGGGAAAATTATTAAGACCAGCCCTCGTCCGCGTGGGAATCAGCCATGACCAGCGAGGGTGA
- a CDS encoding COG1361 S-layer family protein has product MTGRMVALAIVLLSLSASLPAAGIPLVARAAPQPYFTAFGAWGVNSTAIVASPGSSDLPLSVELVYEGPLQLYNVSATLEPSYPLVSARGQGNVSEFVPVLEPGNELRLIGFFNVSRSAQVGVYNETIHVSYVELAQMPGTGAEVALSGSEDVNFSVPILGHSDVRLVGFTTYPPVIYAGDTAGELEVILVNYGNAAAEGVNVTVNFGAPLAPLYPGSNSAFIAYMPPGEPVNLTFPFSIGNATESVLVYPLGYLAVPEPTNSTATLNVSYTAGSSEIDIPIEIAPSAHFVYTGVVHGSTASGASDSYVTVTLLNAGGAEAKYATVTLLTGPVFSPYTPSSENPIIAAESINYSLGNVAPGSAVNATYLVDIASGLRPGTYYLPLLVTWYQPPTMQQMHQVIEVPISVVAPFSLTSLSSLRANDPASSLAVLYGVSVAVIVALIAMVFVGRRRRS; this is encoded by the coding sequence GTGACCGGAAGGATGGTCGCGCTGGCCATCGTGCTCCTGTCGCTCTCGGCGTCGCTTCCCGCGGCCGGGATCCCCCTAGTCGCCCGCGCGGCGCCGCAGCCCTACTTCACGGCCTTCGGCGCATGGGGGGTCAACTCCACAGCCATCGTGGCGTCCCCGGGCTCCTCCGATCTCCCGCTCTCGGTGGAGCTCGTCTACGAGGGACCGCTCCAGCTCTACAACGTATCGGCGACGCTCGAGCCGAGCTATCCGCTCGTCTCCGCCAGGGGGCAGGGGAACGTGAGCGAGTTCGTCCCCGTCCTGGAGCCGGGGAACGAGCTTCGGCTAATCGGTTTCTTCAACGTGAGCCGGTCCGCGCAGGTGGGAGTGTACAACGAGACCATCCACGTCAGCTACGTCGAGCTGGCGCAGATGCCCGGCACGGGCGCCGAGGTTGCGCTGAGCGGATCCGAGGACGTCAACTTCTCGGTGCCGATACTGGGCCACTCCGACGTGCGCCTGGTCGGATTCACGACCTATCCACCGGTGATCTACGCCGGGGATACTGCCGGCGAGCTCGAGGTGATCCTGGTCAACTACGGCAACGCGGCGGCTGAGGGCGTGAACGTCACGGTCAACTTCGGCGCCCCGCTAGCTCCCCTCTACCCTGGCTCCAACAGCGCGTTCATAGCGTACATGCCGCCCGGTGAGCCCGTGAACCTGACGTTCCCGTTCTCCATAGGCAATGCGACGGAGAGCGTGCTGGTGTATCCCCTGGGGTATCTGGCGGTGCCCGAGCCCACGAACTCGACCGCGACCCTCAACGTCTCATACACCGCGGGCTCCAGCGAGATAGATATCCCGATCGAGATCGCGCCCTCCGCGCACTTCGTCTACACGGGGGTAGTCCACGGATCCACCGCCTCCGGGGCCTCCGATTCCTACGTCACGGTCACGCTCCTGAACGCCGGAGGGGCCGAGGCCAAATATGCCACCGTGACGCTCCTGACGGGCCCCGTCTTCTCACCCTACACGCCCTCGAGCGAGAACCCCATAATAGCGGCGGAGTCCATCAACTACTCCCTCGGCAACGTGGCGCCAGGGAGCGCGGTCAACGCCACGTACCTGGTGGACATCGCATCCGGCCTGAGGCCCGGCACCTACTACCTGCCGCTCCTCGTCACGTGGTACCAGCCGCCCACCATGCAGCAGATGCATCAGGTGATAGAGGTGCCCATCTCGGTCGTCGCTCCGTTCTCCCTCACGTCGCTCTCGTCGCTCCGCGCCAATGACCCTGCGTCGTCGCTCGCCGTACTCTACGGCGTATCGGTCGCGGTCATAGTCGCACTGATCGCCATGGTTTTCGTGGGCAGGAGAAGGAGGTCCTGA
- a CDS encoding radical SAM/SPASM domain-containing protein has translation MDPEHADSGEKGGLTKFFAALQMTLGNPASRLILKSMMKVEPDGRTYLDKALAAYAGADTGPMSLSCSFQSFMLDLILKMGIAITHADDAGVREMLRDPPVRRGIELVLKGIADYGITVPQEMPAPFLVVWNFTNMCNLRCKHCYQRADFPLPDELTLEEKLKVVAQLDRAGLAAVAFSGGEPLIHPHFMRVAGEAARRGMYVAVATNGIALSNRGFVERIKKIGVRYVEVSIDSADPDRHDWFRRMKGAWKLSTKGLRNAVELGLSTAMATTLTRMNVDEMDDILDLAEEIGVQRVIFFNFVPVGRGKDIVDMDLDPAERERAMRKMFSEYKRRKLMVVSTAPYYGRVSLQMSSGKEVAPTHFYVGGDSGLTALADFVGGCGAGRIYAGIQPNGDLIPCVFLPIKVGNLREEAFWDIWTKAPLLRQLRDRGQLEGFCGQCPYKYVCGGCRARAYGYTGNVMGPDPGCIYNTKVWRGIAEEMGIGADARQRLAEELRELLARAPQVESGAS, from the coding sequence GTGGATCCCGAGCATGCCGACTCCGGCGAGAAGGGAGGACTCACCAAGTTCTTCGCGGCGCTCCAGATGACCCTGGGGAACCCCGCCTCCAGGCTGATACTCAAGTCCATGATGAAGGTGGAGCCGGACGGTCGCACCTACCTGGACAAGGCGCTCGCCGCCTACGCGGGGGCCGACACGGGCCCAATGTCCCTCTCGTGCAGCTTCCAGAGCTTCATGCTGGACCTGATTCTGAAGATGGGGATAGCGATCACGCACGCGGACGACGCGGGGGTGAGGGAGATGCTGCGCGATCCCCCGGTGAGGAGGGGAATAGAGCTCGTGCTCAAGGGGATAGCCGACTACGGGATAACCGTGCCGCAGGAGATGCCCGCGCCATTCCTCGTCGTCTGGAACTTCACGAACATGTGCAACCTGAGGTGCAAGCACTGCTACCAGAGGGCCGACTTCCCGCTGCCGGACGAGCTCACGCTCGAGGAGAAGCTGAAGGTTGTGGCGCAGCTGGACAGGGCGGGGCTCGCCGCAGTAGCGTTCAGCGGGGGGGAGCCGCTGATACACCCGCACTTCATGAGGGTCGCAGGCGAGGCCGCGAGGAGGGGGATGTACGTCGCGGTCGCGACGAACGGGATAGCGCTCTCGAACAGGGGGTTCGTGGAGAGGATAAAGAAAATAGGGGTGAGGTACGTCGAGGTCAGCATAGACTCGGCGGACCCGGACAGGCACGACTGGTTCAGGAGGATGAAGGGCGCGTGGAAGCTCTCGACGAAGGGGCTGAGGAACGCCGTCGAGCTCGGCCTCAGCACGGCGATGGCCACCACCCTCACAAGGATGAACGTGGACGAGATGGACGACATCCTCGACCTGGCGGAGGAGATAGGGGTCCAGAGGGTCATATTCTTCAACTTCGTGCCGGTGGGGCGCGGGAAGGACATAGTGGACATGGACCTGGACCCGGCCGAGAGGGAGAGGGCGATGAGGAAGATGTTCAGCGAGTACAAGAGGAGGAAGCTGATGGTGGTCTCGACTGCCCCGTACTACGGGCGCGTGTCCCTCCAGATGAGCTCCGGGAAGGAGGTGGCGCCCACCCACTTCTACGTGGGAGGGGACTCCGGGCTAACGGCGCTGGCTGACTTCGTCGGGGGATGCGGGGCCGGGAGGATATACGCGGGGATACAGCCCAACGGGGACCTGATACCCTGCGTCTTCCTGCCGATAAAGGTGGGGAACCTGCGCGAGGAGGCGTTCTGGGACATATGGACCAAGGCGCCGCTGCTCAGGCAGCTGAGGGACAGGGGCCAGCTCGAGGGATTCTGCGGCCAGTGCCCCTACAAGTACGTGTGCGGTGGATGCCGCGCCAGGGCCTATGGATACACTGGGAACGTGATGGGGCCCGATCCGGGATGCATATACAACACGAAGGTGTGGCGCGGCATAGCGGAGGAGATGGGGATAGGCGCGGACGCGAGGCAGCGCCTGGCGGAGGAGCTCAGGGAGCTGCTGGCGAGGGCGCCCCAGGTCGAGAGCGGGGCATCCTGA
- a CDS encoding J domain-containing protein has protein sequence MSAGSGEKDYYEILGVPRDATPDQIKAAYRKLALQYHPDRNKSPDAEEKFKEITEAYAVLSDPEKRRQYDAYGASGIHQRYTEEDLFGGVNFEDLFRGFGMNFGDLLNEMFGFRAGAAREVAQASVELTLDEVASGADKEIVLERYEKCEVCGGTGAAPGTSPMTCPECGGTGQVRRTRSAGFMTVVTVETCPRCHGRGKIVGTPCRACGGTGRVRRSVKLKVHVPAGVEDGDELRLRHEGNYVDGKVEDAYVSVRVAPHPRFTRNGADLMTTLDVSCVDAALGEEVELEGLGGERIRLRIPEGAGSGEVIRIKGKGLPKANGFGRGSIYVTLNVSVPRGLTREQKDVLRRLRDQLASGRQRATS, from the coding sequence TTGAGCGCCGGCAGCGGCGAGAAGGACTACTACGAGATACTCGGGGTTCCCAGGGATGCCACCCCCGATCAGATAAAGGCCGCGTACAGGAAGCTCGCCCTCCAGTATCACCCGGACAGGAACAAGTCCCCGGACGCGGAGGAGAAATTCAAGGAGATAACTGAGGCGTACGCCGTACTCTCCGATCCCGAGAAGAGGAGGCAGTACGATGCATACGGTGCCAGCGGAATACATCAGAGGTACACGGAGGAGGACCTGTTCGGTGGCGTGAACTTCGAGGACCTCTTCCGCGGGTTCGGCATGAACTTCGGGGACCTGCTGAATGAGATGTTCGGGTTCCGCGCGGGCGCTGCTCGGGAGGTGGCACAGGCGAGCGTCGAGCTCACGCTGGACGAGGTGGCATCGGGCGCGGATAAGGAGATAGTCCTCGAGAGGTACGAGAAGTGCGAGGTCTGCGGCGGCACGGGTGCGGCCCCCGGCACCTCCCCCATGACATGCCCGGAGTGCGGCGGCACGGGGCAGGTCAGGAGGACCCGCTCCGCCGGATTCATGACCGTCGTGACGGTCGAGACGTGTCCCAGGTGCCACGGGAGGGGGAAGATCGTGGGGACGCCGTGCAGGGCCTGCGGCGGCACGGGCCGCGTGCGGAGGAGCGTCAAGCTCAAGGTGCACGTGCCGGCCGGCGTCGAGGACGGCGACGAGCTGAGGCTCAGGCACGAAGGAAACTACGTGGACGGCAAGGTGGAGGACGCGTATGTGAGCGTGAGAGTAGCGCCCCACCCCAGGTTCACCAGGAACGGCGCGGACCTCATGACTACACTTGACGTGAGCTGCGTGGACGCCGCGCTCGGGGAGGAGGTGGAGCTGGAGGGTCTGGGGGGCGAGAGGATACGCCTCAGGATACCGGAGGGCGCGGGCAGCGGCGAGGTCATCAGGATCAAGGGGAAGGGACTTCCGAAGGCGAACGGGTTCGGCCGCGGGAGCATTTACGTCACGCTGAACGTATCAGTTCCGAGGGGGCTGACGCGCGAGCAGAAGGACGTCCTGAGGAGGCTGCGGGATCAGCTGGCGAGCGGCCGCCAGCGAGCAACCTCCTAG
- a CDS encoding exodeoxyribonuclease III produces MRIASWNVNGIRSAMRKGLPEFLRMGYDVVLLQEVKSDSVPLDLYSETGYEAYLNPSKRKGYSGTLTLTAVKPLSVSFGIGDPKFDDEGRVITMELDEYYVINAYFPNAQHGLTRLDYKLEFNREFEEFAQGLRRRKPLVIGGDFNVAHTELDIARPKDNVNNAGFTQAERDWMTHFLGLGYVDTFRMFYSDGGHYTWWSYRFNARSKNIGWRIDYLIVSEELRQRVKGAGILKDVVGSDHVPVWVEIER; encoded by the coding sequence GTGAGGATAGCCTCGTGGAACGTGAACGGAATAAGGAGCGCCATGAGGAAGGGCCTCCCGGAGTTCCTCAGGATGGGATACGATGTGGTCCTCCTGCAGGAGGTCAAGTCCGACTCGGTGCCCCTGGATCTCTACTCGGAGACCGGCTATGAGGCGTACCTCAACCCATCCAAGAGGAAGGGATACTCGGGCACGCTGACGCTCACAGCAGTGAAACCGCTGTCGGTCTCGTTCGGAATAGGGGATCCTAAGTTCGACGACGAGGGCAGGGTCATAACTATGGAGCTGGACGAGTATTATGTGATCAACGCGTACTTTCCGAATGCACAGCATGGCCTCACCAGGCTGGACTACAAGCTCGAATTCAATCGTGAGTTCGAGGAGTTCGCGCAGGGCCTGAGGAGGCGGAAGCCCCTGGTCATAGGAGGGGACTTCAACGTGGCGCACACGGAGCTCGATATAGCTAGGCCGAAGGACAACGTGAACAATGCCGGCTTCACGCAGGCGGAGAGGGACTGGATGACGCATTTCCTCGGACTCGGCTACGTGGACACGTTCCGGATGTTCTACAGCGACGGAGGACACTACACATGGTGGTCCTACAGGTTCAACGCGAGGAGCAAGAACATAGGCTGGCGCATAGATTACCTGATAGTCTCGGAGGAGCTGAGGCAGAGGGTGAAGGGCGCCGGCATACTCAAGGACGTCGTCGGATCGGATCACGTGCCGGTCTGGGTCGAGATCGAGCGATAG
- a CDS encoding universal stress protein, producing the protein MSESGSKHLDILVPVDFSKGTEEWIAVGLSKLSNVHGVGLLHVIPLNMSEVSEFVTDDVIENGRRIAEGKLKDLINVIGRLGPYELSYEIAVGDPAEIILEQANTGRFDMIMMGHRGFGYVKEFFVGSVTLKVISKSPVPVLVVRKRP; encoded by the coding sequence ATGAGTGAAAGTGGTTCAAAGCATCTGGACATACTGGTCCCAGTGGACTTCTCCAAGGGCACCGAGGAATGGATAGCTGTGGGGCTCAGCAAACTGAGCAACGTTCACGGTGTTGGACTGCTGCACGTGATACCCCTAAACATGTCAGAGGTCAGCGAGTTTGTTACGGATGACGTGATAGAGAACGGCAGGAGGATCGCAGAGGGCAAGCTGAAAGATCTAATAAATGTTATTGGGAGGCTCGGGCCCTACGAATTAAGCTACGAGATAGCGGTAGGAGATCCGGCGGAGATCATACTTGAGCAGGCCAACACCGGGAGATTCGACATGATAATGATGGGACATCGCGGATTCGGGTACGTCAAGGAATTCTTCGTAGGCAGCGTGACGCTGAAGGTGATCTCTAAGTCGCCGGTGCCAGTTCTGGTCGTGAGGAAACGGCCATGA
- a CDS encoding MFS transporter: MAGRNPYAVLAVLTLSTMITMYVEAMVIPSLPHIESALSATDEEAAWIVSAFLVVGAAVAPLFGKLGDVHGKKRLFLAALALYSVAVLAAGFSPDVYFLISMRALQGFGFSLFPLSMAIVTDVFPRERVATAQGIISAMMAIGMTVGMIAGAYIEEYLGWRAMFHIGFAISIAMLVVSYLVLDEYPPASRERVDYWSTILLASGTALILIYLTEAPYSGWTSIRQLLLVSSGAALFIGFLAYAGRAANPLIGMDLLRRRNVMVANLTGLLSGVVMFTLYLGVIYYAEELPPYGLGLSVLSAALSLLPATLAMIVIAPLVGSATTNLGPRPVLAFGSLVSALGFWLFVFDRAGPLELVMDSFVTGVGVVSLMIPIVNMVAVSMPRESVTVGLGFNTTMRYLGASLGPVLAATIMTTHKYWVLYSPLPTAGLMFTEAGPIAFNDIFAVGIGFSLATLIVSLLTANYRPGDRAAQ, from the coding sequence TTGGCCGGGAGGAACCCCTACGCCGTCCTCGCCGTCCTGACCCTCTCCACGATGATCACCATGTACGTGGAGGCGATGGTGATACCGTCCCTCCCACACATAGAGTCGGCGCTCTCGGCCACGGACGAGGAGGCAGCGTGGATAGTGTCCGCATTCCTGGTGGTCGGCGCGGCAGTGGCCCCCCTCTTCGGAAAGCTCGGGGACGTGCACGGGAAGAAGAGGCTCTTCCTGGCGGCGCTCGCGCTCTACTCGGTCGCCGTCCTCGCCGCTGGATTCTCGCCGGACGTCTACTTCCTGATATCCATGAGGGCGCTCCAAGGCTTCGGGTTCTCACTATTTCCGCTGAGCATGGCGATAGTCACGGACGTCTTCCCGAGGGAGAGGGTTGCTACTGCCCAGGGGATAATCAGCGCCATGATGGCCATAGGGATGACTGTCGGCATGATAGCTGGCGCATACATAGAGGAGTACCTGGGATGGAGGGCGATGTTCCACATCGGGTTCGCCATATCCATCGCGATGCTCGTGGTTTCCTACCTGGTGCTCGACGAGTACCCGCCTGCCTCCAGGGAGAGGGTGGACTACTGGAGCACGATCCTCCTGGCCTCAGGGACGGCGCTGATCCTCATCTACCTGACCGAGGCGCCCTACAGCGGGTGGACGTCCATCAGACAGCTCCTCCTGGTCTCATCCGGAGCGGCGCTCTTCATTGGATTCCTGGCATACGCCGGGAGGGCGGCGAATCCCCTCATAGGGATGGATCTCCTGAGGCGCAGGAACGTCATGGTGGCGAATCTGACGGGGCTCCTCTCGGGAGTCGTGATGTTCACCCTATATCTCGGGGTGATTTACTACGCGGAGGAGCTACCACCCTACGGCCTGGGCCTCTCCGTCCTGAGCGCGGCCCTCTCCCTCCTCCCCGCGACGCTCGCGATGATAGTCATAGCGCCGCTGGTGGGCTCCGCGACCACGAACCTCGGTCCTAGGCCAGTCCTGGCCTTCGGCTCGCTTGTCTCCGCGCTGGGCTTCTGGCTGTTCGTCTTCGACAGGGCCGGCCCCCTCGAGCTCGTGATGGATTCGTTCGTCACCGGGGTGGGCGTGGTCTCCCTGATGATCCCGATAGTGAACATGGTGGCGGTGTCCATGCCGAGGGAGAGCGTTACGGTCGGGCTCGGGTTCAACACCACCATGAGGTACCTGGGGGCATCCCTCGGCCCCGTGCTGGCCGCCACGATCATGACCACTCACAAGTACTGGGTGCTCTACTCGCCGCTCCCGACGGCCGGCCTCATGTTCACCGAGGCAGGTCCCATCGCATTCAACGACATATTCGCGGTGGGGATAGGGTTCTCCCTGGCGACGCTGATCGTCTCCCTCCTGACGGCGAACTACAGGCCGGGTGATCGCGCCGCGCAATGA
- a CDS encoding arsenic resistance protein, with the protein MERLRAHLDRWLGLYVGLMIVIGLATGYYGMAWVHAHSGLLQLIEMASIYIMIFPMMLMLNVRALGNAFRNLKLVAAVIILNFVYGPLMAVLLGDLFVGSPYVRLGLFIAWLVPCSSMSIGYVGLMLADISSATAMVALSFILSLALIPLETSLYINSVLAHQLKGFALSSAALSGVEMGLVMTIIEVLVIPLVVAIPTHEAMIRKMGQQKFKRISPLFPSLTMLGMFIIIFTIFFAHAGMLITHILDVLGVFYSAMVFGSVSLTVFTLLFKYVRLNRKNETPYSSAMVAILTGIPKNEATAIAISTMALAALGSQAAFLASMAPSLLPAFQVVFIILFIKLREKLMSFYGVERRVEVLEEREIMVAEAQDKGEVKRDE; encoded by the coding sequence TTGGAAAGGCTAAGGGCGCATCTCGATAGGTGGCTGGGCCTCTACGTGGGCTTGATGATAGTCATAGGGCTTGCCACAGGGTACTACGGCATGGCCTGGGTACATGCCCACTCAGGCCTGCTTCAGCTGATCGAGATGGCATCGATATACATAATGATCTTTCCCATGATGCTCATGCTTAACGTCCGGGCTCTGGGGAACGCGTTCAGGAACCTCAAGCTGGTCGCCGCGGTGATAATTCTCAACTTCGTCTACGGACCCCTGATGGCGGTGCTCCTAGGAGATCTATTCGTCGGGAGCCCATACGTGAGGCTCGGGCTCTTCATCGCATGGCTCGTGCCGTGCTCCTCCATGAGCATTGGCTACGTGGGGCTGATGTTGGCTGACATAAGTTCGGCGACGGCCATGGTGGCACTTTCATTCATACTATCGCTGGCGCTGATTCCGCTCGAGACATCGCTGTACATCAACTCCGTCCTCGCGCACCAGCTGAAGGGCTTCGCGCTCTCGAGCGCGGCGCTCTCCGGGGTCGAGATGGGGCTTGTCATGACGATAATCGAGGTGCTTGTGATCCCGCTGGTCGTGGCGATACCCACTCATGAGGCGATGATCAGGAAGATGGGACAGCAGAAATTCAAGAGGATAAGCCCGCTCTTCCCATCGCTCACGATGCTTGGTATGTTCATAATAATATTCACAATTTTCTTCGCTCACGCGGGAATGCTGATAACGCACATCTTGGACGTCCTAGGAGTCTTCTACTCAGCGATGGTCTTCGGGTCGGTATCGCTGACAGTCTTCACGTTGCTTTTCAAGTACGTCAGGCTAAACAGGAAGAATGAGACGCCGTACAGCTCGGCCATGGTCGCGATACTCACCGGTATTCCGAAGAACGAGGCGACGGCCATTGCTATATCCACAATGGCCCTGGCGGCGCTCGGCTCACAGGCCGCGTTCCTGGCATCAATGGCTCCTTCATTGTTGCCTGCGTTCCAGGTGGTGTTCATAATACTGTTCATCAAGCTCAGGGAGAAGTTAATGAGCTTCTACGGCGTTGAAAGGAGGGTCGAGGTCCTGGAGGAAAGGGAGATAATGGTGGCGGAAGCTCAGGATAAGGGGGAGGTGAAACGCGATGAGTGA